Proteins from one Deltaproteobacteria bacterium genomic window:
- a CDS encoding response regulator, giving the protein MGSGKIGPFWSLPFRRSWSCLWLPRASWGQAVIRKTSSFQNRRINAMTEEKENILLVDDEKKFLDTISERIRLKGFEPLQASSGKEALEIARKQKIYAAVVDLKMPDMDGLVTITKLKE; this is encoded by the coding sequence ATGGGAAGCGGAAAGATTGGGCCTTTCTGGTCATTACCATTTCGGAGGTCGTGGTCCTGTCTGTGGCTGCCTCGGGCATCTTGGGGACAGGCGGTCATTAGGAAAACGTCTTCATTTCAAAACCGAAGGATCAACGCCATGACAGAAGAAAAAGAAAATATCCTTTTAGTCGACGATGAGAAGAAATTTCTGGATACCATCTCCGAGAGAATACGTCTCAAAGGATTTGAGCCGTTGCAGGCGTCCAGCGGCAAAGAGGCCCTTGAAATCGCCCGCAAGCAAAAGATCTATGCGGCGGTCGTGGACCTGAAGATGCCGGACATGGACGGCCTTGTCACCATCACCAAGCTGAAGGAGA